From Scomber scombrus chromosome 9, fScoSco1.1, whole genome shotgun sequence, one genomic window encodes:
- the LOC133985821 gene encoding cysteine-rich and transmembrane domain-containing protein 1-like, whose protein sequence is MNFEQPPPYPGNAPTAPGYPGQGPPPQGYPHQGYPPQGYPVNMEQPNPAYPNYAAGPMGPGGPYPGPGQPPYQGYPGQPQFGWQGGPPPGPMYGEAPKNTVYVVEDRRRDDTGDTCLTACWTALCCCCLWDMLT, encoded by the exons ATGAATTTTGAGCAGCCCCCTCCATACCCTGGTAATGCCCCCACTGCTCCAGGCTACCCAGGCCAAGGCCCTCCTCCACAAGGCTACCCACATCAGGGTTATCCTCCACAAGGATACCCCGTGAACATGGAACAGCCTAATCCAGCTTACCCTAACTATGCTGCTGGACCAATGGGCCCTGGAGGCCCTTATCCTGGGCCAGGGCAGCCTCCTTATCAGGGATACCCTGGACAACCACAGTTTGGCTGGCAGGGCGGTCCCCCTCCTGGACCTATGTATGGGGAAGCTCCCAAAAACACAG TGTACGTGGTGGAGGACAGGAGACGAGACGATACAGGAGACACATGCCTGACAGCCTGCTGGACAgctctgtgttgttgctgtctCTGGGACATGTTGACATAA
- the eif4ebp3l gene encoding eukaryotic translation initiation factor 4E-binding protein 3-like, with protein MSSATNSSKSCPIPTRVLTLKDWSQLPDCYSQTPGGTLFSTTPGGTRIIYDRKFLLDCRNSPLARTPPCCLPQIPGVTVPATHPIGKLQDLKEEAEEEEKDIADDSQFEMDI; from the exons ATGTCGTCTGCAACAAATTCATCGAAAAGCTGCCCCATCCCCACCAGGGTGCTCACCCTGAAGGACTGGTCCCAGCTACCCGACTGCTACAGCCAGACACCCGGGGGTACCCTCTTCTCCACCACGCCTGGAG GTACCCGCATCATTTACGACAGGAAGTTCCTGTTGGATTGTCGAAACTCTCCTCTTGCCCGGACCCCCCCATGCTGTCTGCCCCAGATCCCGGGGGTAACAGTACCTGCTACACACCCCATTGGGAAATTGCAGGATCTcaaagaggaggcagaggaggaagagaaggacaTTGCAG ATGACAGCCAGTTTGAGATGGACATCTGA